One part of the Streptococcus sp. oral taxon 431 genome encodes these proteins:
- a CDS encoding phosphatase PAP2 family protein, with protein MKDKQTYLMKGSFALLLFVILGYIVKFYPNMLIGFDQPIQTAIRGDLPASLTFLFRTITHLIDIPVIITWVLIVAFIFYRKQWKLESYLMLGNLTLAGILIVTFKNIYQRPRPEIVHLVEEKGFSFPSGHSLAVTLMVGSLIVILSQRIKNTTWRKVVQIGLGIYLVSVLVSRIYLGVHYPSDVIASLCVGLGVLFMEFPFYDKLRFQWRFKGKQK; from the coding sequence ATGAAAGATAAACAAACATATTTGATGAAGGGCTCTTTTGCCCTTTTGCTTTTTGTAATTTTAGGTTATATTGTCAAGTTTTACCCTAATATGCTGATTGGCTTTGATCAACCAATCCAGACTGCTATTCGAGGTGACTTACCTGCTTCCTTGACCTTTCTTTTCAGAACAATCACACATTTAATTGATATCCCAGTCATTATCACTTGGGTTCTCATTGTAGCTTTTATTTTTTACCGTAAGCAATGGAAACTGGAAAGTTATCTCATGCTGGGTAATTTGACTCTAGCTGGAATCTTAATCGTAACTTTTAAAAATATCTACCAACGACCTAGACCAGAAATAGTACATCTAGTAGAGGAAAAAGGTTTTTCTTTTCCTAGTGGACATTCTCTAGCTGTGACGCTCATGGTAGGATCTTTGATTGTGATTTTGAGCCAACGGATTAAGAATACAACTTGGAGAAAAGTCGTGCAAATCGGACTTGGCATTTACTTAGTCAGTGTATTGGTATCAAGAATTTATCTGGGAGTTCACTACCCATCAGATGTGATTGCCAGCCTTTGTGTAGGCCTAGGAGTTTTGTTTATGGAGTTTCCTTTCTACGATAAACTGCGTTTTCAATGGCGCTTCAAAGGAAAGCAGAAGTAG
- a CDS encoding CPBP family intramembrane glutamic endopeptidase produces MNFFKDFRKRLAWFGILLVAIFLSQTPMLTLAILTKIQFNPIWSTILVSLISILVLAIFLYGAHKSKLLDLKSKLLTINDLPRIVLSYLAIYVGNLVGGIWLQLVKQTTTANQQVINNLVSESSLISSFFLIVLIAPICEEIICRGIIPTKLFQGYEKFGYVIGWLIFLLAHMPSNLPSFLIYGWMSAVLTWTAYRTRRLEMSISVHMLLNSISFILLALFTIFMKNFGI; encoded by the coding sequence ATGAACTTTTTTAAAGATTTTCGTAAACGACTCGCTTGGTTTGGGATTTTGTTAGTAGCTATCTTTCTATCTCAGACTCCTATGCTAACTCTAGCTATACTAACTAAAATTCAGTTTAATCCAATCTGGTCAACAATTCTTGTGTCCCTTATTTCGATTCTTGTACTTGCTATCTTTTTATACGGAGCCCATAAGAGCAAGTTGCTGGATTTAAAATCTAAACTTCTCACCATTAACGATCTTCCTCGCATTGTCTTAAGCTATCTAGCTATTTATGTTGGAAATCTTGTGGGTGGAATCTGGTTACAACTCGTGAAACAAACAACAACTGCTAATCAACAAGTAATTAACAACCTTGTTTCTGAAAGCTCTCTGATTAGCAGTTTCTTCCTCATCGTTTTAATCGCACCTATTTGTGAAGAAATCATTTGTCGCGGGATTATTCCTACCAAACTCTTCCAAGGCTACGAAAAGTTTGGCTATGTCATTGGTTGGCTAATCTTCCTCCTTGCACATATGCCTTCTAATCTCCCTTCCTTCTTGATTTATGGTTGGATGTCAGCCGTCCTCACTTGGACTGCTTATCGTACCAGACGTTTGGAAATGTCTATCTCGGTCCATATGCTACTTAATAGTATCAGCTTCATCTTACTGGCACTCTTCACAATTTTTATGAAAAATTTCGGTATCTAA
- the trkA gene encoding Trk system potassium transporter TrkA: MKIILVGGGKVGSALCRSLVADNHDVVLIEQNETVLNYMTSRFDIIGIAGNGADFAMLEAANVQDCDIFIAMTQYDEVNMVSAVLAKKMGAKETIVRVRNPEYSNPYFKEKNILGFSLIVNPELLAARAIANIIDFPNALSVERFAGGLVSLMEFVVRKDSNICQMSIADFRKKFGNVIVCAIERDHKLMIPSGDMVLQDKDRIFVTGNRVDMMLFHNYVKSRVVKSLLIIGAGKIAYYLVGILKDSRIDTKVIELNPDRAAFFSQKYPKLYIVQGDGTAKDILLEESAQHYDAVATLTGVDEENIITSMFLDSVGVQKNITKVNRTSLLEIIHAPEFSSIITPKTIAVDTIMHFIHGRANAQYSDLQAMHHLANGQVETLQFLIKEANKMTGKPLSQLKFKKDLLIAAIIRNGKTIFPTGEDSLQVGDKLVVITLLSNITKIYDLLER; the protein is encoded by the coding sequence ATGAAGATTATTCTTGTCGGAGGGGGGAAAGTTGGTTCTGCCCTTTGTCGTTCACTTGTCGCTGACAATCATGATGTTGTCTTAATTGAACAGAACGAAACAGTTCTTAACTACATGACAAGCCGTTTTGATATTATTGGAATTGCAGGTAATGGGGCTGACTTTGCCATGCTAGAAGCTGCCAATGTTCAAGACTGCGATATTTTCATTGCTATGACTCAATATGACGAAGTCAATATGGTCTCTGCTGTCTTAGCTAAAAAGATGGGGGCTAAAGAAACCATCGTCCGTGTCCGCAATCCTGAGTATTCCAACCCCTATTTCAAAGAAAAAAATATTCTCGGATTCTCTCTCATTGTCAATCCTGAACTCCTTGCAGCTCGTGCCATTGCTAATATCATCGATTTCCCAAATGCTCTTTCTGTTGAGCGTTTTGCAGGTGGTTTGGTTAGTTTGATGGAATTTGTTGTCCGTAAGGATAGCAACATCTGTCAGATGTCTATCGCAGACTTCCGGAAAAAGTTTGGTAATGTAATCGTCTGTGCTATTGAGCGAGATCATAAGCTCATGATTCCAAGTGGAGACATGGTCCTCCAAGACAAGGATCGGATTTTTGTTACTGGCAATCGTGTAGACATGATGCTTTTTCATAACTATGTCAAATCTCGTGTCGTTAAAAGTTTACTCATTATCGGAGCTGGGAAAATCGCCTACTACCTCGTTGGTATTTTAAAAGATAGCCGTATTGATACCAAGGTCATTGAGCTCAATCCAGATCGCGCAGCATTTTTCAGTCAAAAATATCCAAAACTCTATATTGTACAAGGAGATGGAACTGCAAAAGATATTCTCCTAGAAGAAAGTGCCCAACACTACGATGCTGTCGCAACCCTTACTGGAGTTGACGAAGAAAACATTATTACATCTATGTTCTTGGATAGTGTTGGTGTTCAGAAAAACATCACTAAGGTCAATCGAACTAGTCTCTTAGAGATTATCCATGCACCTGAGTTTTCTAGTATCATCACACCGAAAACCATTGCTGTAGATACTATCATGCACTTTATCCATGGTCGTGCCAATGCCCAATATTCAGATCTTCAAGCGATGCACCACCTAGCAAATGGACAGGTTGAGACTCTTCAATTCCTTATCAAGGAAGCTAACAAAATGACTGGCAAACCCTTGTCTCAACTTAAATTCAAAAAAGATTTGTTGATCGCTGCTATTATTCGTAATGGGAAAACAATCTTCCCAACAGGTGAAGATAGCCTTCAAGTCGGTGATAAGTTAGTTGTCATCACACTACTATCAAATATCACCAAGATTTATGATCTGTTAGAGAGGTAA
- a CDS encoding ParB/RepB/Spo0J family partition protein, giving the protein MEVNIKDLHPTQLYLSEKKLQDIQMLYQSKEKPNINPIIVLAFGNCFLITDGHHRAYQALLVGQDTISAEFDRDGGDELYHLYAQACEKRKIYSVLDLKNHILPQDEYEAKWYNWCDGFNQAVELVLGVENDDKNHSDR; this is encoded by the coding sequence ATGGAAGTCAACATAAAAGATCTTCATCCAACTCAACTATACTTATCAGAAAAGAAGTTACAAGATATCCAGATGCTTTATCAGTCGAAAGAAAAGCCCAATATCAATCCAATTATCGTTCTTGCATTTGGAAATTGCTTCTTGATTACAGATGGCCATCACAGGGCTTATCAGGCTTTGTTGGTAGGCCAGGATACAATTTCTGCTGAGTTTGATAGAGATGGAGGTGATGAACTATATCATCTCTATGCGCAAGCTTGTGAGAAAAGAAAGATATACTCTGTTCTTGATTTAAAAAATCATATCTTACCTCAAGATGAGTATGAAGCAAAATGGTATAACTGGTGTGATGGTTTTAATCAAGCAGTGGAGCTAGTATTAGGAGTAGAAAATGATGACAAAAATCATTCAGATAGATGA
- a CDS encoding GNAT family N-acetyltransferase yields MTKIIQIDDSLRLVPYFLADHQDAALAWYQDVDLVELVDGIRIPYSSEKLNAMYSYLESHGHLFWIEFREKGEWLPIGDVTLSQENLPIVIGNPTYQHQGLGRKVLKTLIDLARQKGWKKLNVQEIYTFNRISIRCFESLGFVESGATEKGLSFVLTLSE; encoded by the coding sequence ATGACAAAAATCATTCAGATAGATGATTCCTTACGTTTAGTTCCCTATTTTTTAGCAGATCATCAGGATGCAGCTTTGGCCTGGTATCAAGATGTGGATTTGGTGGAACTTGTAGACGGTATTAGAATACCTTATAGTTCAGAAAAATTAAATGCTATGTATTCCTATTTAGAGAGTCACGGGCATTTGTTCTGGATTGAGTTTCGAGAAAAGGGAGAGTGGCTTCCAATTGGGGATGTAACCTTATCTCAGGAGAATCTTCCTATTGTGATTGGCAATCCGACTTATCAACATCAGGGACTTGGACGCAAGGTATTGAAGACTTTGATTGATCTAGCTCGGCAAAAGGGTTGGAAAAAATTGAACGTTCAAGAAATCTACACTTTCAATCGTATCTCTATAAGATGTTTTGAGTCTCTTGGATTTGTGGAAAGCGGTGCTACTGAAAAGGGCTTGAGTTTTGTACTGACTTTGAGCGAATGA
- the rplA gene encoding 50S ribosomal protein L1, protein MAKKSKQLRAALEKIDSTKAYSVEEAVALAKETNFAKFDATVEVAYNLNIDVKKADQQIRGAMVLPNGTGKTARVLVFARGAKAEEAKAAGADFVGEDDLVAKINDGWLDFDVVIATPDMMALVGRLGRVLGPRNLMPNPKTGTVTMDVAKAVEESKGGKITYRADRAGIVQAIIGKVSFEADKLVENFKAFNETIQKAKPATAKGTYVTSLTITTTQGVGIKVDVNSL, encoded by the coding sequence ATGGCTAAAAAAAGCAAACAACTTCGTGCTGCTCTTGAGAAGATCGACAGCACAAAAGCATACAGCGTAGAAGAAGCTGTAGCTCTTGCAAAAGAAACTAACTTTGCAAAATTTGATGCAACTGTAGAAGTTGCTTACAACTTGAACATTGACGTTAAAAAAGCTGACCAACAAATCCGTGGAGCAATGGTATTGCCAAACGGTACTGGTAAAACAGCTCGCGTTCTTGTATTTGCACGTGGTGCAAAAGCTGAAGAAGCAAAAGCTGCTGGTGCAGACTTTGTTGGTGAAGATGACCTTGTTGCTAAAATCAACGACGGTTGGTTGGACTTCGACGTAGTTATCGCTACACCTGACATGATGGCTCTTGTTGGACGTCTTGGACGTGTCCTTGGACCTCGTAACTTGATGCCAAACCCTAAAACTGGCACTGTAACAATGGATGTTGCTAAAGCAGTTGAAGAGTCTAAAGGTGGTAAAATCACTTACCGTGCAGACCGTGCAGGTATCGTACAAGCGATCATCGGTAAAGTTTCATTTGAAGCTGACAAGTTGGTTGAAAACTTCAAAGCATTCAACGAAACAATCCAAAAAGCTAAACCAGCTACTGCTAAAGGAACTTACGTAACAAGCTTGACAATCACAACTACTCAAGGTGTTGGTATCAAGGTTGACGTTAACTCACTTTAA
- a CDS encoding ECF transporter S component produces MTNTRRLSTIAILSALSFVLMYFDFPLLPAASFLRVEFSILPVLVGLVVLDLPAAFGVLFLRSLLKILLNNQGVSTYIGLPMNIVALGVFVLAFGLIWKKERTAMRFVLASLAGTLGLTLAMLVLNYVYAVPLYAKFANFDIEKILGLSNYLMTMVLPFNLIEGIIFAISFWLLFVLLKPTLKYYER; encoded by the coding sequence ATGACAAACACACGTCGACTTTCGACCATTGCAATTCTATCAGCGCTTTCATTTGTGTTGATGTACTTTGACTTTCCGCTTTTGCCAGCGGCATCCTTCTTGAGGGTTGAGTTCAGTATTTTACCGGTCCTTGTGGGCTTGGTAGTCTTGGATTTACCAGCAGCTTTTGGAGTGCTTTTCCTTCGGTCCTTGTTGAAAATCCTTTTGAACAATCAAGGGGTTAGTACCTATATTGGTTTACCGATGAATATTGTTGCCTTGGGAGTCTTTGTGCTTGCTTTTGGTTTGATTTGGAAAAAAGAGCGAACAGCCATGCGTTTCGTCCTAGCTTCACTAGCTGGTACGCTTGGTTTGACTCTAGCTATGCTAGTTCTGAACTACGTCTATGCTGTTCCTTTGTACGCTAAGTTTGCTAATTTTGATATTGAGAAAATCTTAGGATTGAGCAACTACCTGATGACTATGGTCTTGCCTTTTAATCTGATTGAAGGTATTATCTTTGCCATCTCTTTCTGGTTGTTATTTGTCCTTTTGAAACCAACTTTAAAATACTATGAAAGATAA
- a CDS encoding TrkH family potassium uptake protein produces MNRSMVRFLLAKLLLIEAGLLLVPVSIALYYRESSQVFTALFSTIGILVVLGLLGIISKPKKQRIYAKEGVLIVALCWILWSFFGALPFVFSGQIPNMIDAFFEISSGFTTTGATILNDVSVLSRSLLFWRSFTHLIGGMGVLVFALAIMDNAKNSHLEVMKAEVPGPVFGKVVSKLKNTAQILYILYLAMFALFVVIYYLAGMPLYDSFVIAMGTAGTGGFTVYNDGIAHYHSSLITYLTSVGVLMFGVNFNLYYYLMLRRIKEFFFDEELRAYLLIVAISTGLITLNTLHLYSGVSQSFEMAFFQVSNIITTTGFGYGDITNWPLFSQYILLMLMAIGGSAGSTAGGLKIIRGVILSKIAKNQVLSTISPHRVLTLQVNQTVIDKDTQHKILKYFVVYIMILLSLIFIVSLDTNNLMVVTSAVFSCFNNIGPILGTTASFSIFSPFSKLLLSFAMIAGRLEIYPIILLFMKRTWSKR; encoded by the coding sequence ATGAATAGAAGTATGGTACGATTTCTTCTTGCAAAGCTACTCTTGATCGAGGCTGGTCTACTTTTAGTTCCAGTTAGCATTGCTCTTTATTATCGAGAATCGAGTCAAGTTTTTACAGCTCTTTTCTCTACCATCGGGATCCTTGTTGTTCTAGGTCTTCTTGGAATCATCAGCAAGCCTAAAAAACAGCGAATCTATGCAAAAGAAGGGGTCTTAATTGTAGCCCTCTGTTGGATCCTCTGGTCATTCTTTGGTGCCCTTCCCTTTGTCTTTTCAGGGCAAATTCCCAATATGATAGACGCCTTCTTTGAGATTAGTTCTGGCTTCACAACAACGGGAGCAACCATTTTAAATGATGTTTCTGTCTTAAGTCGTTCTCTTCTATTTTGGAGGAGTTTTACCCACCTCATCGGAGGAATGGGGGTACTGGTTTTTGCCCTAGCTATTATGGACAATGCTAAAAATAGTCACCTAGAAGTTATGAAGGCTGAGGTCCCAGGACCAGTATTTGGCAAGGTTGTATCTAAGCTAAAAAATACAGCCCAAATCCTTTACATCCTCTACCTGGCTATGTTTGCCCTCTTTGTGGTTATTTATTACCTTGCTGGTATGCCACTCTACGATAGTTTTGTTATCGCTATGGGTACTGCTGGTACTGGTGGATTTACTGTTTATAATGACGGAATTGCCCACTATCACAGTTCTCTCATCACCTATCTGACAAGTGTCGGGGTTTTGATGTTTGGTGTCAATTTCAATCTCTACTACTACCTCATGCTCCGTCGTATCAAGGAATTCTTTTTTGATGAAGAACTCCGAGCATATCTCTTGATTGTAGCCATATCTACTGGTCTAATCACACTCAACACGCTTCACCTCTATAGCGGAGTTTCTCAAAGTTTTGAGATGGCCTTCTTCCAAGTATCTAACATCATTACCACTACCGGTTTTGGATATGGAGATATCACGAACTGGCCTTTGTTCTCTCAATACATCTTGCTAATGCTGATGGCAATCGGTGGTTCTGCTGGTTCTACCGCTGGTGGTCTCAAGATCATCCGTGGAGTCATCCTGTCTAAAATTGCTAAAAATCAAGTCTTGTCTACCATATCACCTCACCGTGTGTTAACCCTTCAGGTTAATCAAACGGTTATTGATAAGGATACCCAGCACAAGATCCTGAAGTATTTTGTGGTTTATATCATGATTCTACTCAGTTTGATTTTCATCGTCAGTTTAGATACCAATAATTTAATGGTTGTCACGAGTGCTGTTTTCAGTTGTTTTAACAATATCGGTCCTATTTTAGGAACAACTGCAAGTTTCTCAATTTTTAGTCCATTTTCAAAACTTCTACTATCCTTTGCAATGATTGCAGGACGTCTTGAAATCTATCCAATCATACTGCTCTTTATGAAGCGAACTTGGTCTAAACGTTAG
- a CDS encoding tRNA (cytidine(34)-2'-O)-methyltransferase produces the protein MTNHIVLFEPQIPQNTGNIARTCAATNAPLHIIKPMGFPIDDRKMKRAGLDYWDKLEIHFYDSLAGFMGKMDGQLYLISKFAEKVYSDADFTTEGDHYFLFGREDKGLPEEFMREHPEKALRIPMNDEHVRSLNVSNTVCMIVYEALRQQNFVGLELVHTYETDKLK, from the coding sequence ATGACAAATCATATTGTATTATTTGAACCCCAGATTCCACAAAATACGGGTAATATTGCTCGTACTTGCGCAGCAACGAATGCGCCCCTTCATATTATCAAACCGATGGGTTTTCCTATTGATGATCGTAAGATGAAGCGGGCAGGTCTAGATTATTGGGACAAGCTTGAGATTCATTTTTATGATAGCTTGGCTGGTTTTATGGGAAAAATGGATGGTCAGCTCTACCTGATTTCCAAGTTTGCAGAAAAAGTCTATTCAGATGCAGATTTCACGACAGAAGGAGATCACTATTTTCTCTTTGGACGTGAAGATAAGGGCTTGCCTGAGGAATTTATGCGTGAGCATCCAGAAAAGGCTCTCAGAATTCCGATGAATGATGAACATGTTCGTAGCCTGAATGTATCTAATACAGTATGTATGATTGTCTATGAGGCTCTCCGACAACAAAACTTTGTGGGCCTCGAACTGGTTCATACTTATGAAACAGATAAATTGAAATAA
- a CDS encoding acetolactate synthase large subunit: MEKIILDSPKSGSDLVLETLRDLGIDTIFGYPGGAVLPLYDAIYNFKGIRHILGRHEQGCLHEAEGYAKSTGKLGVAVVTSGPGATNAITGIADAMSDSVPLLVFTGQVARAGIGKDAFQEADIVGITMPITKYNYQVRETADIPRIITEAVHIATTGRPGPVVIDLPKDVSALETDFIYSPEIDLPSYQPTLEPNDMQIKKILKQLSKAKKPVLLAGGGISYAEAAAELNEFAERYQIPVVTSLLGQGTIATSHPLFLGMGGMHGSFAANIAMTEADFMISIGCRFDDRLTGNPKTFAKNAKVAHIDIDPAEIGKIIAVDIPVVGDAKKALQQLLAEPIVRNNTEKWIEKVTKDKNRVRSYDKKERVVQPQAVIERVGELTNGDAIIVTDVGQHQMWTAQYYPYQNERQLVTSGGLGTMGFGVPAAIGAKIANPDKEVVLFVGDGGFQMTNQELAILNIYKIPIKVIMLNNHSLGMVRQWQEAFYDGRTSESVFDSLPDFQLMAQAYGIKNYKFDNPETLEKDLEVIMEDEPMFIEVDISRKEHVLPMVPAGKSNHEMLGVKFNA; encoded by the coding sequence ATGGAGAAAATCATTTTAGACTCACCTAAGTCGGGATCGGATCTTGTTTTGGAAACACTTCGCGACTTAGGAATCGACACGATTTTTGGTTATCCTGGTGGAGCAGTACTTCCTTTATATGATGCTATTTATAATTTTAAGGGAATCCGCCATATTCTAGGTCGCCATGAGCAGGGCTGTCTTCACGAAGCTGAAGGTTATGCTAAGTCAACAGGAAAACTGGGTGTTGCAGTCGTCACAAGCGGACCAGGAGCTACAAATGCCATTACAGGGATCGCAGATGCTATGAGCGATAGTGTTCCCCTTTTGGTCTTCACAGGACAAGTTGCAAGAGCGGGAATCGGTAAGGATGCTTTTCAAGAAGCTGATATCGTTGGTATAACCATGCCAATCACTAAGTACAATTATCAGGTTCGAGAAACTGCGGATATTCCGCGAATTATTACAGAAGCTGTGCATATTGCGACTACAGGTCGTCCAGGGCCAGTCGTCATTGACCTACCAAAAGATGTTTCTGCGCTTGAGACAGACTTCATTTACTCTCCAGAGATAGATTTACCAAGTTATCAGCCAACACTTGAGCCAAATGATATGCAAATCAAGAAAATCTTGAAGCAATTGTCTAAGGCTAAAAAACCAGTCTTGCTAGCTGGGGGTGGGATTAGTTACGCTGAGGCTGCAGCAGAGTTAAATGAATTTGCAGAGCGTTATCAAATTCCAGTTGTGACAAGTCTTTTGGGACAGGGAACAATTGCAACTAGCCATCCACTGTTTTTGGGAATGGGTGGAATGCATGGTTCCTTTGCAGCAAATATCGCCATGACTGAAGCTGATTTTATGATTTCTATTGGGTGTCGTTTTGATGACCGTTTAACAGGAAATCCTAAGACCTTTGCAAAGAATGCTAAAGTAGCGCATATCGATATCGATCCAGCAGAGATTGGTAAGATTATCGCAGTTGATATTCCAGTTGTCGGTGATGCGAAAAAGGCCTTGCAGCAGTTACTAGCTGAGCCAATCGTTCGTAACAATACTGAAAAATGGATTGAAAAAGTTACCAAAGATAAGAATCGTGTTCGTTCTTATGATAAGAAAGAACGTGTGGTTCAACCTCAAGCAGTTATTGAACGCGTCGGTGAGTTGACCAATGGCGATGCCATTATCGTAACAGACGTTGGACAACACCAAATGTGGACAGCTCAATACTATCCTTACCAAAACGAGCGTCAATTGGTAACATCAGGTGGTCTAGGAACAATGGGATTCGGAGTTCCAGCAGCTATTGGAGCTAAGATTGCTAATCCAGATAAAGAAGTTGTTCTCTTTGTCGGAGACGGTGGTTTCCAGATGACTAATCAGGAATTGGCAATCTTGAATATCTACAAGATTCCAATCAAGGTCATCATGCTTAATAACCATTCACTTGGGATGGTTCGTCAATGGCAAGAAGCCTTCTACGATGGTCGAACATCAGAGTCAGTCTTTGATAGCCTTCCAGATTTCCAATTGATGGCTCAAGCCTATGGAATTAAGAATTATAAGTTTGATAATCCTGAAACTCTTGAGAAGGATTTGGAAGTCATCATGGAAGATGAACCAATGTTTATTGAAGTAGACATTTCTCGGAAAGAACATGTTTTACCGATGGTACCAGCTGGTAAGAGTAATCATGAGATGTTGGGGGTGAAGTTTAATGCGTAG
- a CDS encoding ISL3 family transposase has translation MEQLHFITKLLDIKDPNIQILDVINRDTHKEIIAKLDYDAPSCLECGGQMKKYDFQKPSKIPYLETTGMPTRILLKKRRFKCYHCSKMIVAETSIVKKNHQIPHIINQKIAQKLIEKTSMTDIAHQLSISTSTVIRKLNDFHFKHDFSRLPEIMSWDEYAFTKGKMSFIAQDFDQLNIITVLEGRTQAIIRNHFLRYDRAVRCRVKIITMDMFNPYYNLAKQLFPNAKIVLDRFHIVQHLSRAISRVRVQIMNQFDRKSHQYKAIKRYWKLIQQDSRKLSDKRFYRPTFRMHLTNKEILDKLLSYSEDLKHHYDLYQLLLFHFQNKEPKKFFGLIEDNLKKVHPLFQTVFKTFLKDKEKIVNALQLPYSNAKLEATNNLIKLIKRNAFGFRNFDNFKKRIFIALNIKMERTTIVLSRC, from the coding sequence ATGGAACAATTACATTTTATCACAAAACTACTCGATATTAAAGACCCTAATATCCAGATTCTAGATGTTATCAATAGGGATACACACAAGGAAATCATCGCTAAACTGGACTATGACGCCCCATCTTGCCTTGAGTGCGGAGGTCAAATGAAGAAATATGATTTTCAAAAACCGTCGAAAATTCCTTACCTCGAGACGACTGGTATGCCTACCAGAATTCTTCTTAAAAAGCGTCGTTTTAAGTGCTATCATTGCTCGAAAATGATAGTCGCTGAAACTTCTATCGTTAAGAAGAATCATCAAATTCCTCATATTATCAACCAAAAGATTGCTCAAAAGTTGATTGAAAAGACTTCTATGACTGATATTGCACATCAGCTATCCATTTCAACTTCAACTGTCATTCGTAAGCTCAATGACTTTCACTTTAAGCATGATTTTTCTCGTCTTCCAGAGATTATGTCTTGGGACGAGTATGCCTTTACCAAGGGAAAGATGAGTTTTATCGCACAAGATTTTGATCAGCTCAATATCATTACTGTTCTTGAGGGAAGAACACAAGCTATCATCCGCAATCACTTTCTGCGCTACGATAGAGCGGTCCGATGTCGAGTGAAAATCATTACTATGGATATGTTTAATCCTTACTATAACTTGGCTAAACAGCTTTTTCCTAATGCAAAAATTGTACTTGATCGTTTCCACATTGTTCAGCACTTAAGCCGAGCTATAAGTCGAGTTCGTGTTCAAATTATGAACCAATTCGATAGAAAATCCCATCAATACAAGGCTATCAAGCGCTACTGGAAGCTCATCCAACAAGATAGCCGTAAATTGAGTGATAAGCGATTTTATCGCCCTACTTTTCGTATGCACTTGACGAATAAAGAGATTCTAGACAAGCTTTTAAGCTATTCCGAAGACTTGAAACACCACTATGATCTCTATCAACTATTGCTTTTTCACTTTCAGAATAAAGAGCCTAAGAAATTTTTCGGACTTATTGAAGACAATCTAAAAAAGGTTCATCCTCTTTTTCAGACTGTCTTTAAGACATTTCTAAAGGACAAGGAGAAAATCGTCAACGCCCTTCAATTACCTTATTCCAACGCTAAATTGGAAGCGACTAATAATCTCATTAAACTCATCAAACGAAATGCTTTTGGTTTTAGGAACTTTGACAACTTTAAGAAACGAATTTTCATCGCTCTGAATATAAAAATGGAGAGGACAACGATTGTCCTCTCCAGATGTTAG
- the rplK gene encoding 50S ribosomal protein L11, producing MAKKVEKLVKLQIPAGKATPAPPVGPALGQAGINIMGFTKEFNARTADQAGMIIPVVISVYEDKSFTFVTKTPPAAVLLKKAAGVEKGSGTPNKTKVATVTRAQVQEIAETKMPDLNAANIESAMRMIEGTARSMGFTVVD from the coding sequence ATGGCTAAAAAAGTCGAAAAACTTGTAAAATTGCAAATCCCTGCTGGTAAAGCTACACCAGCTCCACCGGTTGGACCTGCTCTTGGTCAAGCTGGTATCAACATCATGGGATTCACAAAAGAGTTCAACGCTCGTACTGCTGACCAAGCTGGTATGATCATTCCAGTTGTTATCTCAGTATACGAAGACAAATCATTTACTTTCGTTACAAAAACACCACCAGCTGCTGTTCTTTTGAAAAAAGCTGCAGGTGTTGAAAAAGGATCAGGTACACCTAACAAAACTAAGGTTGCTACAGTTACTCGTGCACAAGTACAAGAAATTGCAGAAACTAAAATGCCAGATTTGAACGCTGCAAACATTGAGTCTGCAATGCGTATGATCGAAGGTACTGCTCGTTCTATGGGATTCACTGTTGTTGACTAA